A stretch of the Aegilops tauschii subsp. strangulata cultivar AL8/78 chromosome 4, Aet v6.0, whole genome shotgun sequence genome encodes the following:
- the LOC109754075 gene encoding histidine-containing phosphotransfer protein 2-like: MAAAALRARLDNRVTSMFATGMLDDNFQQLQSMGKNETTASGYVAEMINLFIKETKRILNDIAGLLNQPVVDYDMVDVLVRQLKGSSCSVGAKKVNLSCMQFRRFNEPRSKERCLMALALAWSEFCDVRSKFEAMMQLEEQIATYGPK; this comes from the exons ATGGCGGCTGCCGCGCTCAGGGCCCGGCTAGACAACCGTGTCACATCCATGTTCGCCACG GGCATGCTGGACGATAATTTCCAGCAACTGCAGTCGATGGGGAAGAATGAGACCACAGCCTCGGGCTACGTCGCCGAGATGATCAACCTCTTCATCAAAGAAACCAAGAGGATCCTCAACGACATCGCCGGCCTGCT GAACCAACCTGTGGTGGACTACGACATGGTGGACGTCCTCGTGCGTCAGCTCAAGGGGAGCAGCTG CAGTGTTGGTGCTAAGAAAGTGAACCTATCCTGCATGCAATTCCGTCGGTTCAATGAGCCAAGAAGCAAAGAAAG GTGCCTCATGGCGTTGGCTCTTGCTTGGAGTGAGTTCTGTGATGTGCGAAGCAAGTTCGAGGCTATGATGCAG CTGGAGGAGCAGATCGCAACATATGGTCCTAAGTAG